From the Methylomonas sp. MK1 genome, one window contains:
- a CDS encoding zinc metalloprotease HtpX: MQSIEWHRHSWLNRLQTVLLMLALLAICTLAGSLLFGEEGIWIALATGVFALIFEPAAAWRLTLSLYRARPIHPQEAPALWQMLQVLAERAELPSVPAPYYIPSPLINAFAVGSRQQSAIALTDGLFKQLNSRELAGVLAHEMAHIANNDLRVMGLADAISRITALFAATGQLFLLLSIPLLLFGEISFQINWPGLLLLLFSPHLALLMQLGLSRIREYDADLNAAALTGDPLGLATALAHIEQVSGGWKSILLPGWGNPEPSWLRTHPPTAERVRRLQALSPSRPQTRWHEPFIAPAYGSRVIVRPARWRIGGLWR; encoded by the coding sequence ATGCAGAGCATCGAATGGCATCGTCATAGCTGGCTTAACCGCCTGCAAACAGTGCTATTAATGTTGGCACTATTGGCAATCTGCACCTTGGCCGGCAGCCTGTTGTTTGGGGAAGAAGGCATCTGGATCGCCTTGGCGACCGGCGTATTTGCGCTGATCTTCGAACCGGCGGCGGCTTGGCGCTTGACGCTAAGTCTTTATCGCGCGCGGCCTATCCATCCGCAAGAAGCGCCGGCGCTGTGGCAAATGCTACAGGTGCTGGCCGAACGCGCCGAACTGCCCAGCGTCCCAGCGCCGTATTACATTCCCAGCCCGCTTATCAACGCCTTTGCGGTCGGAAGCCGCCAACAATCGGCAATTGCGTTGACCGATGGATTATTCAAGCAACTTAACTCGCGGGAACTGGCCGGCGTGTTGGCGCACGAAATGGCGCATATCGCCAATAACGATTTGCGGGTGATGGGCTTGGCCGATGCGATTAGCCGGATTACCGCTTTATTCGCCGCCACCGGACAGTTGTTTTTGTTGCTGTCCATCCCTTTGCTGCTGTTCGGCGAAATCAGCTTTCAAATCAATTGGCCTGGCTTGTTGCTGCTGTTGTTTTCACCGCATTTGGCCTTATTGATGCAGTTGGGCTTATCGCGCATCCGCGAATACGATGCCGACCTGAATGCGGCGGCGCTGACCGGCGATCCACTGGGATTGGCGACAGCCTTGGCGCATATCGAACAAGTCAGCGGCGGTTGGAAGTCGATACTACTGCCAGGCTGGGGCAATCCGGAACCGTCTTGGCTGCGCACTCATCCGCCGACCGCTGAACGGGTACGCCGCCTGCAAGCCTTGAGCCCCAGCCGGCCGCAAACCCGTTGGCACGAGCCGTTCATCGCGCCGGCTTACGGTAGCCGGGTGATTGTCCGGCCAGCGCGTTGGCGCATCGGCGGTTTGTGGCGATAG
- a CDS encoding chaperone modulator CbpM, with translation MPSAENLIDAVLEDSGLTLQQLAAICAVEPEWITRHIEEGLLNPLPQQQSEWRFSSAHLVRVRRIVSLERNFEAVPELAALVADMQEEIDELRRRLRRAGLE, from the coding sequence ATGCCATCAGCCGAGAACTTGATAGACGCCGTTCTGGAAGACAGCGGCCTGACATTGCAGCAGCTGGCGGCCATCTGCGCGGTAGAGCCGGAATGGATTACCCGGCATATTGAAGAAGGCTTACTCAACCCGCTACCGCAGCAGCAAAGCGAATGGCGTTTTTCCAGTGCGCATCTGGTGCGGGTGCGACGTATCGTCAGTCTGGAACGCAATTTCGAAGCGGTACCGGAGCTGGCCGCGCTGGTGGCGGATATGCAGGAAGAGATCGACGAATTGCGCCGCCGCTTGCGCCGGGCCGGCCTGGAGTAG
- a CDS encoding DnaJ C-terminal domain-containing protein gives MQYKDYYQILGVSRDAVLADIKKAYRKLARKYHPDVSKEPNAEARMKELNEAYAVLSDTEKRAAYDQLGRGYQPGQEFHPPPNWDAGFEFSSTDTADFGDFFSELFGKMGAGRARGGPFDGQAGFHAQGEDHHAKVLLDIADAFNGAARQISLRVPRMDAGGHVVLDTRTLNVKIPKGVYEGQIIRLAGQGAPGMGSGKPGDLLLEVHFNPHPRLRVDGSNLHMSLPVTPWEAALGAMVPVNLFDTGLKVRIPEGTQSGQQLRLRGKGIPSATPGDLLLDIQVVLPPANTAKAKALYETMARELAFDPRAQHRS, from the coding sequence GTGCAATATAAAGATTATTATCAAATTCTCGGCGTGAGTCGCGATGCGGTGCTGGCAGACATCAAAAAAGCTTACCGCAAGCTGGCCCGCAAGTATCATCCCGATGTTTCGAAGGAACCGAATGCCGAGGCGCGCATGAAGGAACTCAACGAAGCCTATGCCGTGCTGTCCGATACGGAAAAGCGCGCGGCTTACGATCAATTGGGACGCGGCTATCAACCGGGCCAGGAGTTTCATCCACCGCCGAACTGGGATGCCGGCTTCGAGTTTTCCAGCACCGATACGGCCGATTTCGGCGACTTTTTCAGCGAATTATTCGGCAAGATGGGCGCCGGCCGAGCTCGCGGCGGGCCCTTTGACGGCCAAGCCGGTTTTCATGCCCAAGGCGAAGATCATCACGCCAAAGTACTGCTGGATATAGCCGACGCCTTTAACGGCGCGGCCCGGCAAATCAGCTTGCGGGTGCCGCGTATGGATGCCGGCGGCCATGTGGTTTTGGATACGCGCACCTTGAACGTAAAAATTCCCAAGGGCGTCTACGAAGGCCAAATCATCCGTCTAGCCGGCCAAGGTGCGCCGGGCATGGGCAGCGGCAAACCCGGCGATTTGTTGCTGGAGGTACATTTCAATCCGCATCCGCGTTTGCGGGTGGACGGTAGCAATCTGCATATGAGCCTGCCGGTCACGCCTTGGGAAGCGGCGCTGGGCGCAATGGTGCCGGTGAATTTATTCGATACCGGCCTGAAAGTGCGCATCCCGGAAGGCACACAAAGCGGCCAACAATTGCGGCTGCGCGGCAAGGGCATCCCCAGCGCGACGCCGGGCGATTTGTTGTTGGATATTCAGGTGGTATTGCCGCCGGCCAACACGGCCAAAGCCAAAGCACTTTACGAAACCATGGCGCGCGAACTGGCTTTCGACCCGCGCGCTCAGCACAGGAGTTAA
- a CDS encoding nucleotidyltransferase domain-containing protein, whose translation MRLSQSQAQTIRESVLSNFGEDAHVWLFGSRARDDEKGGDIDLYIEVQAQSAADLINSKLKFLRDLHKRLGDQKIDVVLRKANGSVDLPIYQIAKQTGIKLQ comes from the coding sequence ATGCGGTTATCACAATCTCAAGCCCAAACAATACGTGAAAGCGTCTTAAGCAACTTCGGTGAAGATGCTCATGTGTGGTTGTTCGGCTCAAGAGCCCGGGATGACGAAAAAGGTGGCGACATCGATCTTTATATTGAGGTCCAAGCGCAATCGGCAGCGGACTTGATCAATAGTAAGTTGAAATTTCTACGTGATTTACACAAAAGGCTCGGGGATCAAAAAATCGACGTCGTGTTGCGTAAGGCCAATGGCTCGGTTGACTTACCTATTTATCAAATTGCTAAACAGACCGGGATTAAGTTGCAATGA
- a CDS encoding class I SAM-dependent DNA methyltransferase produces the protein MPMVNIDEQQFLNNLDKKLWTSADKLRSTLDASQYKHTVLGLIFLKYVSDSFDIRRQELTEQFKNPGHEYYLDPADFGGEDSADYQAEINTELEQRDYYAETNVFWVPKVARWEFLQNQNKVVINSVIWLTKAGDVLTQAPADDTEKRLCTRISSVGQLIDHALEAIEHDNAKLKGILNKRYTSLQIDPAKLGELIDLIATIPFKHASLSSKDILGHVYEYFLGQFALAEGKKGGQFYTPKSIVSLIVQMLEPFKGRVYDPAMGSGGFFVQSENFIREHQGRIGDVSIYGQEYNHTTWQLAAMNMVIRGIDFNFGKEPANTYTNDQHPDLRADFVMANPPFNMREWDTGVSDDDPRWVYGKPPSGNANFAWLQHMLYHLAPNGSMGLLLANGSMSSNTNNEGEIRKALIENDLVECMVALPGQLFTNTQIPACIWFLTKNKGPRTSASGKTLRDRKGEILFIDARNLGYMKDRVLRDFTQDDLNKVTETFYCWQTVGWGEERTPTNAEADVGVPNVTPTYADIPAFCKSATLADIQKHDYVLTPGRYVGAADAVDDGEAFADKMVRLTAQLKSQFEQSDKLEAEIKKNLAGLGYEC, from the coding sequence ATGCCTATGGTCAACATCGACGAACAACAGTTTTTAAACAACCTCGATAAAAAACTCTGGACCAGCGCCGACAAACTGCGCTCCACCCTGGACGCCTCGCAATACAAACACACGGTACTCGGCTTAATCTTTTTAAAATACGTCAGCGACTCGTTTGACATTCGGCGCCAAGAGCTAACGGAGCAATTTAAAAACCCTGGCCACGAATACTACCTAGACCCCGCCGACTTTGGCGGCGAGGACAGCGCCGACTACCAAGCTGAAATCAACACCGAACTGGAACAACGCGACTACTACGCCGAAACCAATGTATTTTGGGTGCCGAAAGTAGCGCGCTGGGAGTTTTTGCAAAATCAGAACAAAGTCGTCATTAACAGCGTCATTTGGCTGACTAAAGCCGGTGACGTACTGACCCAAGCGCCGGCAGATGACACCGAAAAACGCCTTTGCACCCGCATCAGCTCGGTCGGGCAGTTAATCGACCACGCGCTGGAAGCCATCGAACACGACAACGCCAAACTCAAAGGCATCCTCAACAAACGCTATACCAGCCTGCAAATCGATCCTGCCAAACTGGGCGAGCTGATTGACCTGATCGCCACCATCCCCTTCAAGCATGCCAGCCTCAGCAGCAAAGACATTCTCGGCCATGTTTACGAATACTTTCTCGGCCAATTTGCCTTGGCCGAAGGCAAGAAAGGCGGGCAGTTTTACACGCCAAAATCCATCGTCAGCTTGATCGTGCAAATGCTGGAACCGTTTAAAGGCCGCGTCTACGATCCGGCGATGGGCAGCGGCGGCTTTTTTGTACAATCGGAAAACTTTATCCGCGAGCATCAAGGCCGTATTGGCGATGTGTCGATTTACGGCCAGGAATACAACCACACCACTTGGCAGTTGGCCGCCATGAACATGGTGATACGTGGCATCGACTTTAACTTTGGCAAAGAACCCGCCAACACCTACACCAACGACCAACACCCCGATTTACGCGCCGACTTTGTGATGGCTAATCCTCCGTTCAATATGCGCGAGTGGGATACCGGTGTCAGTGACGACGACCCGCGCTGGGTATATGGCAAACCGCCCAGCGGCAACGCCAACTTCGCCTGGCTGCAACACATGCTTTACCACCTGGCGCCCAACGGCAGCATGGGTTTGCTGCTCGCCAACGGCTCCATGAGCTCCAACACCAATAACGAAGGTGAAATCCGCAAAGCGCTGATCGAAAATGACTTGGTGGAATGCATGGTCGCCTTGCCCGGCCAGTTGTTCACCAATACCCAAATCCCCGCCTGCATCTGGTTTTTAACCAAAAACAAAGGTCCACGCACCTCCGCCAGTGGCAAAACCTTACGCGATCGCAAAGGCGAAATCCTGTTTATCGACGCCCGCAATCTGGGCTACATGAAAGACCGCGTATTGCGCGACTTTACGCAGGACGATTTAAACAAAGTCACCGAGACCTTTTATTGTTGGCAAACCGTAGGTTGGGGTGAGGAACGAACCCCAACGAATGCCGAAGCCGATGTTGGGGTTCCTAACGTCACCCCAACCTACGCCGACATCCCCGCATTTTGTAAATCTGCCACCCTGGCCGATATTCAAAAACACGACTATGTCCTTACCCCAGGCCGTTATGTTGGCGCAGCCGATGCCGTGGACGATGGCGAAGCCTTTGCCGACAAAATGGTACGCTTGACCGCACAGCTGAAAAGCCAGTTTGAACAGAGTGACAAGTTGGAAGCCGAGATTAAAAAGAACTTGGCGGGGTTGGGTTATGAGTGTTGA
- a CDS encoding restriction endonuclease subunit S — MSVDGWKNATIESLIADGVIITHKDGNHGSNYPRASEFGKRGVPFITAKLLDDSGNIDIENAPRLNNNKASKFTFGFIQADDVLLSHNATVGRVAVVPMLNERVLIGTSLTLYRLDITRLLPKYLAAYFSGREFQNQLASVMSQTTRNQVPITSQRKLSIVIPPLNEQEKVADILESFDKKIELNRQTNQTLEQIAQAIFKSWFVDFEPVKAKMAAKQAGATAEQIEQAAICTISGKTPEQLAQLDPQTLKQLKTTAALFPDALVDSELGEMPEGWEAKPLGNYLEIKRGGSPRPINEYMVEKGLPWTKIADATAEPSPFLFRTKEFIKEEGLKKTVLLKKGTLILTNSATPGLPKFLELDACIHDGWLHFPNKKLFTDNYLYQLFLDIRKALIAQGNGSVFTNLKTDILRNQVVVVPPQDLIIKFEDTIQLIFMQLKENCKEINVLTELRDSLLPKLLSGEITLANQDEAS, encoded by the coding sequence ATGAGTGTTGATGGTTGGAAAAATGCAACTATTGAATCTTTAATAGCTGATGGAGTTATTATTACCCACAAAGATGGAAATCACGGTTCTAATTATCCTAGAGCATCAGAGTTTGGTAAGAGAGGTGTGCCTTTTATTACAGCTAAATTATTAGATGATTCCGGGAATATTGATATTGAAAACGCTCCTAGATTAAATAATAACAAAGCAAGTAAATTTACTTTTGGTTTCATTCAGGCCGATGATGTCTTACTGTCTCATAATGCAACGGTAGGAAGAGTTGCTGTGGTGCCAATGCTAAACGAACGAGTGTTAATAGGTACATCTTTGACTCTATATAGATTAGATATAACGAGATTATTGCCTAAGTACCTTGCCGCTTATTTTTCTGGTCGCGAATTTCAAAATCAACTTGCATCCGTGATGAGTCAAACGACTAGAAATCAGGTTCCAATCACTTCGCAAAGAAAATTATCTATAGTTATTCCGCCTTTAAATGAACAGGAAAAGGTTGCGGATATATTAGAGTCTTTTGATAAAAAAATAGAACTCAACCGCCAAACCAACCAAACCCTAGAACAAATCGCCCAAGCCATTTTTAAAAGCTGGTTTGTCGATTTTGAGCCGGTGAAAGCCAAAATGGCCGCCAAACAAGCAGGCGCAACTGCCGAGCAAATAGAACAAGCCGCCATCTGCACCATCAGCGGCAAAACCCCGGAACAACTCGCCCAACTCGACCCGCAAACCCTAAAACAACTCAAAACCACCGCCGCCTTATTCCCCGATGCCTTGGTGGATTCTGAGCTGGGGGAAATGCCGGAGGGGTGGGAAGCGAAGCCTTTAGGTAATTACTTAGAAATAAAGCGGGGTGGCTCACCAAGGCCAATAAATGAATACATGGTTGAAAAAGGATTGCCATGGACAAAAATTGCCGATGCTACAGCTGAACCTAGTCCCTTTCTGTTTCGTACGAAAGAGTTTATTAAAGAAGAAGGTTTGAAAAAGACAGTTCTATTAAAAAAAGGTACTTTGATTTTAACTAATAGCGCGACACCAGGGTTGCCAAAGTTTCTCGAGTTAGATGCATGTATTCATGACGGGTGGCTCCATTTTCCAAATAAGAAATTATTTACTGATAATTACTTATATCAGCTTTTTTTAGATATTAGAAAAGCACTTATTGCCCAAGGTAATGGAAGTGTATTTACAAATTTAAAAACAGACATACTCCGAAATCAGGTTGTTGTCGTGCCTCCTCAAGATTTAATAATTAAATTTGAAGATACTATCCAATTGATTTTTATGCAGCTAAAAGAGAATTGCAAAGAAATTAATGTGCTTACTGAATTAAGGGATTCCCTACTCCCCAAACTCCTCTCCGGCGAAATCACCCTTGCAAATCAAGATGAGGCGTCATAA
- a CDS encoding ATP-binding protein, translating to MAEQSVYVRHMMPVLQAALADTPVVCLLGPRQVGKTTLAQQVAPSTPYISFDDPNLVTVAQQDPVGFVAGLPASVVLDEVQRVPGLFTAIKASVDKDRTPGRFLLTGSANLLLLPKVQESLAGRMEIVLLQPLSEMEKQGGHYCLLQALLDGSIKTEISGEQTVVPGLAEAVCSGGYPEPLRRNPARARQWYRQYLNAIMQRDVNDITAIKSTDDLAKLMALLAYRTANLLNVSGLSNELDINRETVEKYLGILERLFLVRRLPAWHRNDAKRLIKTPKIHVVDSGLAAVLHRLAMEDWSFQSTEFGGLLESFVVQQFICQAGWVDSDLKFSHYRDKDQVEVDLVIERGREVWAVEVKRASSFNENDGAGLARLALQAGEQFKGGILLYSGSNCLPMKQANCFAVPMDRLWS from the coding sequence GTGGCGGAACAGAGTGTGTATGTGCGGCATATGATGCCTGTGTTGCAGGCGGCGCTGGCCGATACGCCGGTGGTGTGTTTGTTGGGGCCCAGGCAGGTGGGTAAAACCACGCTGGCACAGCAGGTAGCGCCCAGTACGCCTTATATTAGTTTTGACGACCCGAATTTGGTCACGGTGGCGCAACAGGATCCGGTGGGTTTTGTGGCGGGCTTGCCTGCATCGGTGGTGCTGGATGAAGTACAGCGGGTGCCTGGGTTGTTTACGGCCATTAAAGCATCGGTCGATAAAGACCGGACGCCGGGGCGATTTTTATTGACCGGTTCGGCCAATTTATTATTGTTGCCCAAGGTACAAGAGTCGCTGGCGGGGCGCATGGAGATTGTGCTGTTGCAGCCCTTGTCGGAAATGGAAAAGCAGGGCGGCCACTATTGCTTGTTACAAGCGCTATTAGACGGCAGTATTAAAACAGAGATTAGCGGTGAGCAAACCGTGGTGCCAGGGTTGGCCGAGGCTGTTTGCAGCGGTGGCTACCCGGAACCGTTGCGGCGCAATCCCGCTCGAGCCCGGCAGTGGTACAGGCAGTATCTAAACGCGATTATGCAGCGCGACGTTAACGATATTACGGCGATTAAATCTACCGATGATCTGGCCAAATTGATGGCTTTGTTGGCGTATCGCACGGCCAATTTGTTGAATGTCAGCGGCTTGTCCAACGAATTGGACATCAACCGCGAAACGGTAGAAAAGTATTTGGGTATTTTGGAACGTTTGTTTTTAGTGCGGCGTTTGCCTGCCTGGCATCGCAATGACGCTAAACGTTTAATTAAAACCCCCAAGATCCATGTCGTCGATTCCGGATTGGCGGCGGTGTTACATCGTTTGGCAATGGAAGATTGGTCGTTTCAAAGTACTGAGTTTGGCGGGCTGCTGGAGAGTTTTGTGGTGCAGCAGTTTATTTGCCAGGCGGGTTGGGTCGATAGCGATTTAAAGTTTTCGCATTATCGCGATAAAGATCAGGTTGAAGTGGATTTGGTGATTGAGCGCGGGCGCGAGGTGTGGGCGGTTGAGGTAAAGCGCGCCAGTAGCTTTAATGAAAATGATGGTGCCGGTTTGGCCAGGCTGGCCTTACAGGCAGGCGAACAGTTTAAGGGGGGGATTTTGTTGTATTCAGGAAGTAATTGTTTGCCCATGAAGCAGGCCAACTGCTTTGCCGTGCCTATGGACAGGTTATGGTCATGA
- a CDS encoding type I restriction endonuclease subunit R produces the protein MISEDQLEQLCLDWFQSIGYSYANGYDIAPDAEHPERVDYRQVELFDRLLSQLQKINPHIPLDVLERVSQQIAKPESPVLIKSNHVFHRLLLEGVKVDFKIDGEEKTDYVALLDFATVSNNQFLVVNQYTIAGSKGHRRPDVVVFVNGLPLAVLELKNPVDLNADIWAAYQQLQTYKDEISDLFIFNAALVVSDGLHARVGSLTANKERFLPWRTLANEDDKPLFEYRLETLVKGFFQPELFLDYLHYFILFEQDDGQLIKKIAGYHQFHAVREAVKATVIAAQQIDDRSAEPRADYAQRVVPGSGKAGVVWHTQGSGKSISMVCYASKLLAQPEMNNPTIVVVTDRNDLDGQLFNTFSMAVETLKQTPVQAGDRDDLREMLAARQAGGIIFTTIQKFALLADETSHPVLSNRHNIVVISDEAHRSQYGDKAKLNAKGQYTFGYSKHLRDALPSASFIGFTGTPIAAQDKDTRAVFGDYVSIYDIQDAVDDGATVPIYYESRLAKLDINTADIEALNAEVDEVIEDEEDIASRENTKSKWAALEKLVGSAPRVEQVAKDLVCHFATRVASMPGKAMIVCMSRDICVELYNAIVALKPEWHDADPNKGAIKIVMTGSASDHAKLQAHIYSKTTKKLFEKRFKDSNDPLQLVIVRDMWLTGFDAPCCHTMYIDKPMKGHNLMQAIARVNRVFKDKPGGLVVDYIGIASELKQALKTYTDSKGKGAPTLDTHEAYALLLEKLDIVHGMMQGFDYSAFATQALQLLPGAMNHILSLQGSNGELDGKKRFFEVMTLLVKAYSLCSTLDEVAPLKMEIAFLSAVKASLTKNTTVDKRLSDEEKNSALKQIIDNAIVADGVDDIFSLVGLDKPNIGLLSPEFMDDVAQLKEKNLAVDLLERLLRDEVNARMKTDVVSEKKYSERILESLRKYHNRAIETAQVIEELIAIAKDMQADLAQAEKLGLNPDEIAFYRALIQNESAVRELGDNNLRELAKYITEQLRNSTTVDWAKRDSVRARLRNLVRRALRRWKYPPDKADEAVELCLKQAEVLSEAWSVG, from the coding sequence ATGATCAGCGAAGACCAACTGGAACAGCTTTGCCTCGATTGGTTTCAATCCATTGGCTATAGCTACGCCAATGGTTATGACATTGCGCCCGATGCTGAGCATCCAGAACGGGTCGATTACCGGCAAGTAGAGTTATTTGACCGTTTACTGAGTCAACTGCAAAAAATCAACCCGCATATTCCGCTCGATGTACTGGAGCGCGTCTCCCAGCAAATCGCCAAACCGGAATCGCCGGTGTTAATCAAAAGCAACCATGTGTTTCATCGCCTGTTATTAGAGGGCGTGAAAGTTGATTTTAAAATCGACGGCGAAGAGAAAACCGATTACGTGGCATTGCTGGATTTTGCCACGGTCAGCAATAACCAGTTTTTGGTGGTGAATCAATACACGATTGCAGGCAGCAAGGGCCATCGCCGCCCGGATGTGGTGGTGTTTGTGAATGGCTTGCCGTTGGCGGTGCTGGAGCTGAAAAATCCGGTAGACCTTAACGCCGATATTTGGGCGGCATATCAGCAGTTGCAAACTTATAAGGATGAAATTAGCGATTTATTCATCTTTAACGCGGCACTGGTCGTTAGCGATGGTTTGCATGCGCGGGTGGGGTCGCTGACCGCCAATAAAGAGCGGTTTTTGCCGTGGCGCACACTGGCAAATGAAGACGACAAGCCGCTGTTTGAATATCGTTTGGAAACCTTGGTGAAGGGCTTTTTTCAGCCGGAATTGTTTTTAGATTATCTGCATTACTTTATTTTGTTTGAGCAGGACGACGGCCAATTGATTAAAAAGATTGCCGGTTATCATCAGTTTCATGCTGTGCGCGAGGCGGTAAAAGCCACGGTCATAGCTGCGCAGCAGATAGACGACCGTTCAGCCGAGCCCCGCGCGGATTATGCACAGCGGGTGGTGCCGGGTTCTGGGAAAGCGGGAGTGGTGTGGCATACCCAGGGTTCGGGCAAGTCGATTTCGATGGTGTGTTATGCCAGTAAATTATTGGCGCAGCCGGAAATGAATAATCCCACCATCGTGGTAGTGACCGATAGAAACGATTTGGACGGCCAGCTGTTTAATACCTTCAGCATGGCAGTCGAAACGTTGAAACAAACCCCGGTGCAGGCCGGTGATCGTGATGATTTGCGCGAGATGTTGGCCGCACGCCAAGCGGGTGGGATTATTTTTACCACCATCCAAAAGTTTGCCTTGCTGGCCGATGAAACCAGTCATCCGGTATTAAGCAATCGCCACAATATCGTGGTGATTAGCGATGAAGCGCACCGCAGCCAATATGGCGATAAAGCCAAGCTAAATGCCAAAGGCCAATATACCTTTGGTTATTCCAAGCATTTGCGCGATGCCTTGCCCAGCGCCAGTTTTATCGGCTTTACCGGTACACCGATTGCCGCGCAAGATAAAGATACGCGCGCGGTGTTTGGCGATTATGTGTCGATTTACGATATTCAAGACGCGGTGGATGATGGCGCGACGGTGCCGATTTATTATGAATCGCGCCTGGCCAAGCTGGACATCAACACGGCAGACATCGAAGCCTTGAATGCGGAAGTGGACGAAGTCATCGAGGATGAAGAAGACATCGCCAGCCGCGAAAATACCAAATCTAAATGGGCGGCCTTGGAAAAGCTGGTGGGGAGTGCGCCGCGCGTGGAGCAGGTGGCTAAGGATTTGGTGTGTCATTTTGCAACCCGCGTTGCCAGTATGCCCGGCAAGGCCATGATTGTGTGCATGAGCCGGGATATTTGCGTGGAGCTGTATAACGCCATTGTGGCGCTTAAGCCCGAATGGCACGATGCCGACCCCAACAAGGGGGCGATCAAAATTGTGATGACCGGTTCGGCCTCTGACCATGCCAAGCTTCAGGCGCATATTTACAGCAAAACCACTAAAAAGCTGTTTGAAAAGCGATTTAAAGACAGTAACGACCCGCTGCAATTGGTGATTGTGCGCGATATGTGGCTGACGGGTTTTGATGCGCCGTGTTGCCATACCATGTATATCGACAAGCCGATGAAAGGCCACAACCTGATGCAAGCCATTGCACGGGTGAATCGGGTGTTTAAAGACAAGCCCGGCGGCTTGGTGGTGGACTATATCGGCATTGCCAGCGAGCTGAAGCAGGCGCTGAAAACCTACACCGATTCCAAAGGCAAAGGCGCACCCACGCTGGATACCCATGAGGCCTATGCACTGCTACTCGAAAAACTGGATATAGTGCATGGCATGATGCAGGGCTTTGATTACAGTGCCTTTGCCACCCAGGCTTTGCAGTTATTGCCGGGCGCGATGAATCATATTTTGAGTTTGCAAGGCAGTAATGGTGAGTTAGACGGTAAAAAGCGTTTTTTCGAGGTAATGACCTTATTAGTCAAAGCGTATAGCTTATGCAGCACGCTGGATGAAGTCGCCCCGCTTAAAATGGAAATTGCCTTTTTAAGCGCGGTGAAAGCCTCGTTAACTAAAAACACCACAGTGGATAAACGCTTAAGTGATGAAGAGAAAAACTCGGCGCTAAAGCAGATCATTGATAACGCGATTGTCGCCGATGGCGTTGATGATATTTTTAGCTTGGTGGGTTTGGACAAGCCCAATATTGGCTTGCTGTCGCCAGAATTTATGGATGATGTCGCCCAACTGAAGGAAAAAAATCTGGCGGTGGATTTGCTGGAACGTTTGCTGCGCGATGAAGTGAACGCGCGGATGAAAACCGATGTAGTATCCGAGAAAAAATACTCTGAGCGCATTCTGGAGTCTTTGCGCAAATACCACAACCGCGCCATCGAAACCGCTCAGGTAATTGAAGAGCTGATTGCGATTGCCAAAGACATGCAGGCGGATTTGGCGCAAGCGGAAAAACTGGGTTTAAATCCGGACGAAATCGCCTTTTACCGGGCCTTGATTCAAAATGAATCGGCCGTGCGGGAATTGGGTGATAACAACCTGCGCGAACTGGCGAAATATATTACTGAGCAATTACGCAATAGCACGACGGTCGATTGGGCCAAACGCGATAGCGTGCGGGCCCGATTGCGGAATCTGGTCAGAAGGGCTT